A single genomic interval of Anopheles marshallii chromosome 2, idAnoMarsDA_429_01, whole genome shotgun sequence harbors:
- the LOC128708143 gene encoding cleavage stimulation factor subunit 1 codes for MKDQETPENKNLLKCREQLYRMMISQLFYDGHHAVAVELTNLVRADPPCPPSDRLMNIFKQANQIEQSKESNLFDDLPCGLDLEFETEGSTLAPEPASYETAYVTSHKQACRAGCFSGDGQLVATGSMDASIKILDVDRMLAKSAPEDMEPGREQHAHPVIRTLYDHTDEVTYLEFHPRDPILASASRDHTVKLFDISKASVKKAHKVLSDCVPVRCIAFHPTGDYMAVGTDHNVLRVYDIHTSQCFVSAIPSQQHNSGITCVRYATSAKVYATGSLDGSIKLWDGVSGRCINTFAQAHDGAEICSVVFTKNGKYLLSSGQDSLVKLWELSTSRCLIAYTGAGTTGKQEHQTQAIFNHTEDYVLFPDEATTSLCAWNSRNASRCHLMSLGHNGAVRHIVHSPTQSAFLTCSDDYRARFWVRRTTAH; via the exons atGAAAGACCAAGAAACTCCAGAAAACAAGAACTTGCTGAAGTGCCGTGAACAGTTGTATCGAATGATGATAag TCAACTTTTCTACGACGGACATCATGCTGTTGCGGTAGAGCTGACCAATTTGGTACGGGCAGATCCTCCCTGTCCACCGAGCGATCGGCTGatgaacattttcaaacagGCCAATCAAATTGAACAATCGAAGGAAAGTAATCTGTTCGATGATTTGCCCTGCGGGTTGGATCTGGAGTTTGAAACGGAAGGTTCTACACTGGCACCGGAACCGGCATCCTATGAGACGGCTTATGTAACATCCCATAAGCAAGCGTGCCGTGCGGGTTGTTTCAGCGGAGATGGCCAGCTTGTGGCCACCGGCAGCATGGATGCTAGTATAAAAATACTCGACGTTGATCGTATGCTTGCCAAGTCTGCACCGGAGGACATGGAACCGGGTCGCGAACAGCATGCTCACCCTGTCATCCGAACGCTGTACGATCACACAGACGAAGTAACGTATCTGGAGTTTCATCCGAGGGACCCAATTCTTGCTTCCGCGTCACGCGATCACACCGTGAAGTTGTTCGACATTTCGAAAGCGTCAGTTAAAAAAGCCCACAAGGTACTGAGTGACTGTGTGCCGGTCCGATGCATAGCGTTTCATCCGACAGGCGATTACATGGCCGTCGGGACGGATCACAACGTTTTGCGAGTGTACGATATACATACGTCGCAATGTTTCGTGAGCGCAATTCCATCCCAACAGCACAACAGTGGAATTACGTGCGTTCGTTACGCGACCTCAGCGAAGGTGTACGCAACTGGCAGCTTGGATGGTTCGATAAAGCTCTGGGACGGCGTCAGTGGTCGCTGTATCAATACATTCGCGCAGGCTCATGATGGAGCGGAAATATGCTCGgttgtttttacaaaaaatggcaaatacTTACTATCATCGGGACAGGACTCGCTGGTTAAACTGTGGGAACTGAGCACAAGCCGCTGTTTGATTGCGTATACCGGAGCGGGAACAACCGGTAAGCAGGAACACCAAACACAGGCCATCTTCAACCACACCGAAGACTATGTTCTCTTTCCGGACGAGGCAACCACTTCGTTGTGTGCATGGAACTCGCGGAATGCATCCCGTTGTCATCTGATGTCCCTGGGTCACAATGGAGCAGTGAGGCACATTGTTCATTCGCCTACTCAGTCCGCATTTCTCACCTGTTCGGACGATTATCGTGCGCGTTTCTGGGTACGACGTACGACTGCTCATTAA
- the LOC128708137 gene encoding 28S ribosomal protein S33, mitochondrial, with translation MSKYKELTKLTTTYARRMNYLSNRIFGEVARPTNSQSMKVVKMFSDEPIHQRDYVVNWYPRHVETHLLAMKLREYGLFRDEHQDFKEEMKRLRALRGKAPPKKGEGKRAKK, from the coding sequence atgtccAAGTACAAAGAACTTACCAAACTTACGACGACGTACGCGCGCCGGATGAATTACCTTTCGAACCGGATCTTTGGTGAAGTGGCCCGTCCGACGAATTCCCAATCCATGAAGGTGGTCAAGATGTTCAGCGACGAACCAATCCATCAGCGAGACTACGTCGTGAACTGGTATCCACGGCACGTTGAAACACACCTTCTAGCAATGAAACTTCGCGAGTATGGCCTGTTCCGGGACGAACATCAGGATTTCAAGGAGGAAATGAAACGATTACGTGCGCTTCGTGGAAAAGCGCCACCGAAGAAGGGCGAAGGAAAACGTGCGAAAAAATAA
- the LOC128708478 gene encoding protein TAPT1 homolog, whose protein sequence is MFRKDDIFATPQERRKKLRFRGDLAAHFNRDPVGSGINGTSGNNRIEEVSSDDDTKRLNNGETAPERPERGSLYDFVRIELTRGYVLEHDEERYSARREKIYSFLKIPRELECFMLYGVLQCADSFLYIYTFLPIRYILALWALISRPIARCLGFRRPSQRLLAPAEICDLLKGTIWIICSYTLLYVDTNMLYHLIKSQSIIKLYIFYNMLEVGDRLLSAFGQDTIDALFWTATEPKHSKRQHLGTIPHFLFAIVYVTLHSVLVMFQATSLNVAINSNNKGLLTIMMSNNFVELKGSVFKKFDKNNLFQLSCSDVRERFHLSVLMLIVLIQTMKEFSWKSEQFFVMIPDCMYVMFTECLVDWIKHAFITRFNEIPCDVYREYTTSLAYDMTQTRQKHAFSDHSDLVARRMGFIPYPLGVILVKALYHALSFDNAGSIVILFVAFLVLLSARVLNTICALGKACDLTQKHQDERNQSGCNPLTSTPLPSNVRAAGGIGGRATSDTATSPIHRSHAAQSANLITSSTGMVITTLSPSTPQSTPMSVGKSTSSLASSASNSSTDVLRKTSGLGATALFSNSDVDLDDVKLNDQVLNGSSTGNGDSSVSRTQKEEEENVARSVPDLQQEPGLEKTPGRHQNESVGCEGGDGPLHLHHHHHYVRTHKRSESEPSIQLEGGG, encoded by the exons ATGTTTCGCAAGGATGACATTTTTGCAACACCCCAAGAGCGCCGGAAGAAGTTACGCTTTCGGGGTGATTTGGCGGCGCACTTCAATCGTGATCCCGTCGGTTCCGGGATAAATGGAACGTCTGGCAATAATCGCATTGAGGAAGTTTCATCGGATGACGATACAAAACGGTTGAATAATGGAGAAACGGCACCGG AGCGACCAGAACGTGGTAGCCTGTACGATTTCGTTCGTATAGAACTTACCAGAGGTTATGTGCTGGAACACGACGAAGAGCGCTACTCAGCACGGCGTGAGAAAATATACTCGTTCCTGAAGATTCCGCGCGAGCTAGAATGCTTCATGCTGTACGGTGTGCTACAGTGTGCCGATTCGTTCCTGTACATCTACACCTTTCTACCGATAAGATACATCCTAGCACTGTGGGCACTAATTAGCAGACCGATCGCACGCTGTCTCGGATTTCGACGTCCGTCCCAAAGGTTACTGGCACCGGCAGAGATTTGTGACCTACTAAAGGGCACCATATGGATAATCTGCAGTTACACGCTACTGTACGTCGATACGAACATGCTTTACCACTTGATCAAGAGCCAGTCGATCATTAAGCTGTACATATTCTACAACATGCTCGAAGTGGGCGATCGCTTACTGTCCGCATTCGGGCAAGACACGATCGATGCATTGTTCTGGACTGCAACCGAGCCAAAGCACAGCAAGCGGCAGCACCTCGGCACGATTCCCCATTTTTTGTTCGCGATCGTGTACGTGACGTTGCACAGCGTGCTGGTAATGTTTCAGGCCACCTCGTTGAACGTGGCCATCAACTCGAACAACAAAGGTTTGCTGACCATCATGATGTCGAACAACTTTGTTGAATTAAAGGGCAGTGTGTTCAAGAAGTTTGACAAGAACAACCTCTTCCAGCTAAGCTGCAGCGATGTTCGCGAGCGGTTCCACCTATCCGTGCTGATGCTGATCGTGCTGATACAGACGATGAAGGAGTTCAGCTGGAAGTCGGAACAATTTTTCGTGATGATTCCGGACTGTATGTATGTAATGTTTACCGAGTGTCTGGTGGACTGGATCAAGCACGCATTCATTACGCGGTTCAACGAGATACCTTGCGATGTGTATCGGGAGTACACGACAAGTTTGGCCTACGATATGACGCAAACGCGACAGAAGCACGCATTCAGTGATCACTCCGATCTTGTCGCCCGGCGCATGGGCTTCATACCGTACCCACTCGGGGTTATCCTGGTGAAAGCTCTCTACCATGCGCTGTCGTTTGATAATGCTGGTTCGATTGTCATACTGTTCGTTGCGTTCCTGGTGTTGCTTAGTGCCCGTGTGTTGAACACAATTTGTGCCCTCGGTAAGGCTTGTGATCTTACGCAGAAGCACCAGGATGAGCGGAATCAAAGTGGATGCAATCCGCTTACTTCCACACCCCTGCCGAGTAATGTCCGGGCTGCTGGTGGGATTGGTGGCCGTGCGACAAGCGATACAGCTACATCGCCGATCCATCGTTCACATGCAGCACAGTCCGCAAATCTAATCACATCTTCGACCGGTATGGTGATCACGACACTTTCTCCATCCACGCCGCAATCGACACCGATGTCGGTGGGCAAATCTACAAGCTCGTTGGCAAGTTCCGCGAGCAACAGCTCAACCGACGTGCTGCGCAAAACATCCGGGCTCGGTGCGACCGCTCTGTTTTCCAACAGCGACGTTGATCTAGATGACGTCAAGTTGAACGATCAGGTATTGAACGGAAGTAGCACTGGGAATGGGGACTCCAGCGTAAGTCGTACCCAAaaagaggaggaagaaaatgTAGCTCGCAGCGTGCCGGATCTTCAGCAAGAGCCAGGGCTTGAGAAAACACCAGGCCGGCATCAGAACGAATCGGTTGGATGTGAAGGAGGAGACGGACCGTTGCACcttcatcaccaccatcattacGTGCGGACACATAAACGGTCCGAGTCAGAACCATCGATCCAGCTGGAAGGTGGAGGGTAA